In Desulfovibrio sp. 86, the following proteins share a genomic window:
- a CDS encoding site-specific DNA-methyltransferase, with product MDKLKMHSPNLTQENMSRIRELFPNCVTEARDEDGKVKLAVDFDLLRQELSESIVEGPQERYRLDWPGKREALLAANAPIAKTLRPCREESVDFDTTKNLYIEGDNLDALKLLQETYLGKVKMIYIDPPYNTGNDFIYEDDFAENTDEFLRRSNQKDEEGNWLVANTESNGRFHSDWLSMMYPRLKLARNLLREDGLLFISIDDNEIANMEKLCSAIFGNENFINHFVWKKNSSGKTVSREFPVNIEYILMFSKSLIYSLMNVYKPLSDSTVATYNRDDKDGRGKYCTVSLQKTKSPGPETTYDYEDNTGKIWSCPSKGWRMIQQKIKSLENDGRLYLDGNTLREKCYWNERENEGQIADTLWDDLPEGNIGTGEVKRLFSSHIFDNPKPIGLIERCLRISSKTECDIILDFFSGSATTAHAVMQLNAEDGGKRQFIMVQLPEPCDEKSEAYKAGYTTIAEIGKERIRRAGAKIKAELDAQQNQNAQASLLAPDTQRNTPLDIGFRVLKVDSSNMADVYYTPDTLNQSMLDMMTDNIKLGRTPEDLLFQVLLDWGVDLTLPIRKETILGKTVFFVDENVLVACFDTGLTEELIKELARAKPLRVVFRDNGFSSDAVKINATQIFWQLSPGTEVKAI from the coding sequence ATGGATAAACTCAAAATGCACTCCCCGAACCTGACCCAAGAAAATATGTCCCGCATCCGCGAGCTTTTCCCCAATTGCGTGACCGAGGCCAGAGATGAAGATGGCAAGGTGAAGCTGGCGGTAGACTTTGACCTGCTGCGGCAAGAGTTGTCCGAATCTATCGTGGAAGGGCCGCAAGAGCGATACCGCCTTGACTGGCCGGGCAAGCGTGAAGCTCTGCTTGCCGCCAATGCGCCCATTGCCAAAACCTTGCGCCCTTGCCGTGAAGAGAGCGTGGATTTTGATACCACCAAGAATTTATATATCGAGGGCGACAACCTTGATGCTTTAAAGCTCCTTCAAGAGACCTATCTGGGCAAGGTCAAGATGATCTACATTGACCCGCCGTACAACACGGGCAATGACTTCATCTATGAAGACGACTTTGCAGAAAATACTGACGAATTCTTGCGCCGCTCCAACCAAAAAGACGAGGAAGGGAACTGGCTTGTTGCGAACACAGAAAGCAACGGACGTTTTCACTCTGATTGGTTGAGCATGATGTATCCTAGGTTGAAACTGGCTAGGAATTTGTTAAGGGAGGATGGCCTGCTATTTATTTCCATTGATGACAATGAAATTGCCAATATGGAAAAATTGTGTAGTGCTATTTTTGGGAATGAAAATTTTATAAACCACTTTGTTTGGAAAAAAAATAGCAGTGGTAAAACAGTGTCACGCGAGTTTCCTGTAAATATTGAATATATTCTAATGTTCTCAAAATCTTTAATATATAGCTTAATGAATGTTTATAAGCCGCTATCAGACTCTACTGTTGCAACTTATAACAGAGATGATAAAGATGGAAGAGGTAAATACTGTACTGTTTCATTGCAAAAAACAAAATCGCCAGGACCAGAAACGACTTATGACTATGAAGATAATACGGGTAAAATATGGTCATGCCCATCTAAAGGCTGGCGCATGATTCAGCAAAAAATAAAATCTCTAGAAAATGATGGTCGATTGTATCTTGATGGTAATACCCTGCGTGAGAAGTGCTATTGGAATGAAAGAGAAAATGAAGGGCAAATTGCAGATACCCTATGGGATGATTTGCCAGAGGGAAATATTGGTACTGGGGAAGTGAAGCGTTTATTTTCTAGTCATATTTTTGATAATCCAAAACCGATTGGATTGATTGAACGCTGCTTAAGAATATCTTCAAAAACCGAGTGCGACATCATCCTCGACTTCTTCTCCGGCTCTGCCACCACAGCTCACGCTGTTATGCAGCTCAACGCTGAAGACGGCGGCAAACGCCAATTCATCATGGTTCAGTTGCCAGAGCCGTGTGACGAAAAGTCCGAAGCCTATAAAGCGGGCTACACAACCATTGCGGAGATAGGCAAAGAGCGCATCCGCAGGGCCGGAGCCAAGATCAAGGCGGAACTTGACGCACAGCAAAACCAGAACGCCCAAGCCAGCTTGCTTGCCCCTGATACACAGCGCAATACCCCGCTGGACATCGGCTTCCGCGTCCTCAAAGTTGACTCATCCAACATGGCCGACGTGTATTACACGCCAGACACACTGAACCAGTCCATGCTGGACATGATGACCGACAACATCAAGTTGGGTCGCACACCGGAAGACTTGCTCTTCCAGGTGTTGCTGGACTGGGGCGTGGATTTGACCCTGCCCATCCGCAAGGAAACCATCCTGGGTAAAACAGTCTTCTTCGTGGATGAAAACGTCCTTGTGGCCTGCTTTGATACCGGCCTTACCGAGGAGCTGATCAAAGAACTTGCCCGCGCTAAGCCTTTGCGCGTGGTGTTCCGCGATAACGGTTTTTCTTCTGATGCCGTCAAAATCAACGCCACACAGATTTTCTGGCAGCTGTCTCCGGGTACAGAGGTCAAAGCCATATGA
- a CDS encoding type II toxin-antitoxin system Phd/YefM family antitoxin: MQLSTAVRPISAVKAHLTEIIRTFSEEAAPPVVITQNGEAKAVLMGVHEYERMQETLAMLKALCVSGKSFETGKGRPAREVFAGLRAKGKR, from the coding sequence ATGCAACTTAGCACCGCAGTACGCCCAATTAGTGCGGTCAAGGCGCACCTTACAGAAATCATTCGCACTTTCAGCGAAGAAGCTGCGCCGCCCGTTGTGATCACACAGAATGGCGAGGCCAAGGCCGTGCTCATGGGCGTTCATGAATATGAGCGCATGCAGGAAACGCTGGCCATGCTCAAGGCTCTTTGCGTTTCCGGCAAGAGCTTTGAGACGGGCAAGGGACGCCCCGCTCGGGAAGTTTTCGCAGGCCTGCGCGCAAAGGGTAAACGATGA
- a CDS encoding DUF4391 domain-containing protein: MTTLFAYPTNAAFGRVLPKSKIYERTQPTTAVKELFVRQIEQIVWQYKLATETINVQGTAAVPEIQIFHIALKTGELKPEALRCIDQAIPFPLVFELHHEGNVKSIAAYKRPSEADAAKSVISTYFATDWLPEGTPRQPLPVVFDLEALYAQLLAPLLPYPPRQGESLQTQVDRMDQIGQLQRELERCEARLAKERQFNRKVAMNAEKRELQLVFKALIDV; encoded by the coding sequence GTGACAACTCTCTTTGCCTATCCTACCAACGCCGCATTTGGTCGGGTGCTGCCCAAGAGTAAAATCTATGAGCGCACCCAGCCCACCACTGCCGTGAAAGAACTGTTTGTTCGCCAGATTGAGCAGATAGTCTGGCAGTATAAACTGGCAACCGAAACCATCAATGTGCAAGGTACAGCCGCTGTTCCAGAAATTCAGATATTCCATATCGCCCTCAAAACTGGAGAACTGAAGCCAGAGGCGCTGCGCTGTATCGACCAGGCCATCCCTTTTCCACTTGTTTTTGAGCTGCATCACGAGGGCAACGTCAAGAGTATTGCCGCCTATAAGCGGCCCAGTGAGGCTGACGCCGCAAAAAGTGTCATTAGCACCTATTTTGCCACTGACTGGCTGCCAGAGGGTACGCCACGCCAGCCGCTGCCAGTGGTGTTTGACCTTGAGGCGCTCTACGCGCAGCTTTTGGCACCGCTGCTGCCCTATCCGCCACGCCAAGGGGAGAGTTTGCAGACGCAGGTTGACCGCATGGACCAGATCGGGCAATTGCAGCGTGAGTTGGAGCGGTGTGAGGCACGGCTTGCCAAGGAAAGGCAGTTTAATCGGAAGGTGGCGATGAATGCGGAGAAGCGGGAGTTACAGCTAGTCTTCAAGGCTCTTATTGATGTTTAA
- a CDS encoding LysR substrate-binding domain-containing protein, translating into MFTSDDMIFLSALSRSSSLAAAARLLNVTPPAVTQRLRALEARTGVHLVDRGTGEIIFTDEGELLVDASKRILRDIDSVSELLRERKGVVSGQLHIAGPTGFGRRYLAPVVEAFSKLHPQVTITLNLSDNPVHLRSDYWDLIVHIGEMPTHPFQLVTLAPNKRLLCASPGYVQQHGTPETPRDLVKHNCLILRENDEDVTMWRFCGPGNNNLAMRIAEGMSCNDGDVILAWALSGLGIVLRSEWDVADALATGNLVHLMPDWVSPDAPVIALLGPRHQRAARTRFFLEELRQALNPAPWRAAWEHTASVQDLLK; encoded by the coding sequence ATGTTCACATCAGATGATATGATCTTTCTTTCGGCTCTCAGCAGATCTTCATCTCTGGCTGCCGCTGCCAGGCTTCTGAATGTTACTCCACCCGCTGTTACACAGCGGCTGAGGGCTTTGGAAGCCCGTACTGGCGTACATCTGGTAGATAGGGGTACAGGAGAAATCATATTCACCGACGAAGGTGAACTTCTGGTGGATGCTTCAAAGCGTATTTTGCGAGATATAGATAGCGTATCTGAGTTGTTGCGAGAAAGAAAAGGCGTTGTCTCCGGCCAGTTGCATATTGCAGGGCCCACAGGATTTGGGCGCAGGTATCTCGCACCAGTGGTAGAAGCCTTTAGTAAACTGCATCCACAAGTTACAATCACCCTGAATCTGTCAGACAACCCGGTGCATCTGAGGTCGGATTACTGGGATTTGATAGTTCATATTGGTGAAATGCCCACGCACCCGTTTCAACTGGTAACGCTCGCACCCAACAAGCGTTTGTTGTGTGCCTCGCCCGGTTATGTGCAGCAACATGGCACGCCAGAAACGCCCAGGGATCTGGTGAAACACAATTGTCTTATTCTGCGAGAAAACGACGAAGACGTTACCATGTGGCGCTTCTGCGGGCCCGGCAACAACAATCTGGCTATGCGTATTGCTGAGGGAATGTCATGTAATGACGGCGATGTGATTCTGGCGTGGGCTCTTTCTGGTCTGGGGATCGTTTTGCGGTCAGAGTGGGATGTGGCTGACGCCCTTGCCACGGGGAATCTTGTTCACCTAATGCCAGACTGGGTTTCTCCCGATGCTCCTGTTATTGCCCTGCTTGGGCCCCGCCACCAGCGGGCGGCGCGTACGCGTTTTTTTCTGGAGGAATTGAGGCAAGCGCTCAATCCCGCACCGTGGCGTGCGGCATGGGAACACACAGCAAGTGTTCAGGATCTTTTGAAATAG
- a CDS encoding virulence RhuM family protein, whose translation MNDKVPMIPCENLGELLFFQVDGEGPKLEVRLHNESVWLSLSQLAELLQVDKSGISRHLKNIFSSGELQRDSVVAIFATTAADGKTYQVEYFNLDAIISVGYRVNSLRGTQFRMWATERLKEYIVKGFTMDDARLKEAGNSRYFEELLARIRDIRSSEKIFWRKILDIYATSVDYNPQASESQLFFKQVQNKMHWAAHGHTAAELIHARVDATKPDMGVTNYSGNTLLLRDVEIAKNYLTEEELNILNRIVTAYLEVAEIQALNRIPMTMRDWMERLHQFLTMTGREVLAHAGQISHEAAMHKARVEYEKFCTVRAQLPTAVEQHFVEAERRVQQNIPSRDRNKS comes from the coding sequence ATGAATGACAAGGTGCCTATGATTCCTTGTGAGAATTTGGGGGAATTGCTTTTCTTCCAGGTCGATGGGGAAGGCCCCAAACTTGAAGTGCGGCTGCATAATGAAAGCGTCTGGCTCTCCCTCTCTCAATTGGCAGAGCTGCTTCAGGTTGATAAATCGGGCATTTCCCGTCACCTTAAGAATATTTTTTCCAGCGGGGAATTGCAGCGCGATTCAGTTGTTGCAATTTTTGCAACAACTGCGGCTGACGGCAAAACCTACCAGGTGGAGTATTTCAATCTTGATGCCATCATTTCAGTGGGATACCGCGTAAATAGCTTGCGGGGAACCCAGTTTCGCATGTGGGCTACGGAGCGCTTGAAAGAGTATATCGTCAAGGGCTTCACGATGGATGATGCGCGCTTGAAAGAAGCTGGCAACAGCCGCTACTTTGAAGAGCTTCTTGCCCGCATCCGGGATATACGCAGTTCTGAAAAAATATTTTGGCGAAAAATTTTAGATATTTATGCGACAAGTGTGGACTATAACCCACAAGCATCTGAATCACAGCTATTTTTCAAGCAGGTGCAGAATAAAATGCACTGGGCCGCGCACGGTCACACCGCTGCCGAGCTGATTCACGCCAGGGTGGATGCCACAAAACCCGACATGGGGGTAACCAACTATTCGGGCAATACATTACTCCTGCGTGATGTGGAAATAGCAAAGAACTACCTGACGGAAGAAGAGCTAAATATTCTCAACCGCATTGTTACCGCCTATCTTGAAGTGGCGGAAATACAAGCTTTGAACCGGATCCCCATGACCATGCGCGACTGGATGGAGCGCTTGCATCAATTCCTGACCATGACAGGGCGGGAAGTTTTGGCACATGCTGGGCAAATCAGCCATGAAGCAGCTATGCACAAAGCTCGTGTAGAATACGAAAAGTTTTGTACTGTCAGAGCGCAGTTGCCCACAGCCGTAGAACAGCATTTTGTCGAAGCCGAAAGGCGAGTTCAGCAAAATATTCCAAGTCGGGACAGGAACAAGTCATGA
- a CDS encoding type III restriction-modification system endonuclease — protein MKLKFKVQPYQTTAVESVIDCFAGQVNSAGVTYRVDPGRGKQIAPAGYLQTLSESLGFRNAPCQLSDGQVLANIQAVQRRQNLPLSSALVPSAGCNINLDVEMETGTGKTYCYIKTIFELHKLYGWSKFIIVVPSIAIREGVLKSLAITAEHFTESYGKKIRFFAYNSRQLHHLESFSSDAGINVMVINIQAFNATGKDNRRIYDELDDFQSRKPIDVISSNHPILILDEPQKMEGKKTLEALSKFKPLMILRYSATHRTTHNKIHRLDALDAYNLKLVKKIAVRGIAVKGLAGTNAYLYLESIEISKKAPVARIEMEVRQSGGIKRIVKRLEQGRDLFAESNELDQYKGFVIAQIDATTDTVEFTNGQVLTAGDATGDITEMTMRRIQIREAIKAHLDKEQALFTQGVKVLSLFFIDEVAKYRDYSQPGEKGEYARIFEEEYESLKAEILAALPANTNAYGQFLQAIPVERTHNGYFSIDKKSRRLVDPSIVKRGEEAGLSDDVDAYDLILKDKESLLSFPTAGDDAESRKKKEVRFIFSHSALREGWDNPNVFVMCMLKHSDNTISRRQEVGRGLRISVNLHGDRMDNPATVHDVNVLTVVASESYKDFVSNLQQEISASLSERPRKADEAYFTGKIIATENGPVEITPAMAKQIYKYLLKNDYTDNDTDHVATAYHEAKTSGTLAPLPTELAPHAAQIFGLIDSVFSESGLPTFDNERRTKSNPLNSNFEKKEFKALWNRINRRAVYRVEFDSVELVQNSISTLNKELHVTPLQYTIQSGMQGDKLTDDKLKNGDAFTLISSTTEAHAMSVHSAVTYDLIGKIAENTHLTRKTITKILCGVRPDVFDQFKQNPEHFIAEASRLINEQKATIIIERLSYDSLAESYDMDIFTAGQSKQDFSKAGEKLKNHIYDYAITDSKVEREFVKELDTSAEVVVYAKLPRGFLIPTPVGDYNPDWAISFKEGSVKHIYFVAETKGSMSSMELRAIEKTKIECAQKFFAEVNRKINPEHVQYSVVDSYEKLMEVVAGKDG, from the coding sequence ATGAAACTGAAGTTCAAGGTTCAGCCCTACCAGACCACGGCTGTGGAATCTGTAATTGATTGTTTTGCCGGGCAGGTGAACAGCGCCGGTGTGACGTACCGCGTTGATCCAGGCCGTGGAAAACAGATAGCCCCCGCTGGGTATCTGCAAACTTTGTCAGAATCCCTTGGCTTCAGGAATGCCCCTTGCCAATTGAGTGATGGGCAGGTGCTGGCCAACATTCAGGCCGTACAACGCCGCCAGAACCTGCCGCTGTCTTCTGCCCTGGTGCCCAGTGCTGGATGCAACATCAATCTTGATGTTGAAATGGAAACTGGCACCGGCAAAACCTATTGCTACATAAAAACAATTTTTGAACTGCACAAGCTCTACGGTTGGAGCAAATTCATCATTGTTGTCCCCAGCATTGCCATTCGTGAAGGCGTGCTGAAATCACTGGCCATCACTGCAGAGCACTTTACCGAAAGCTACGGAAAGAAGATTCGTTTTTTTGCTTACAATTCTCGACAACTTCACCATCTTGAGAGTTTCTCTTCTGATGCGGGCATCAACGTCATGGTCATTAACATTCAGGCGTTCAATGCTACAGGCAAGGATAACCGCCGCATTTACGACGAGTTGGACGATTTTCAATCGCGTAAGCCCATTGACGTTATAAGCAGCAATCATCCTATCCTAATTTTGGATGAACCACAGAAGATGGAAGGCAAGAAAACGCTGGAAGCCTTGAGTAAATTCAAACCGTTGATGATTTTGCGTTACTCCGCCACCCACCGTACCACGCACAACAAGATTCATCGGCTGGATGCGCTGGACGCCTATAACCTGAAGCTGGTGAAAAAGATTGCCGTGCGCGGCATTGCGGTCAAGGGGCTGGCTGGCACCAATGCCTATCTGTATCTGGAATCCATTGAAATTTCCAAAAAGGCTCCTGTGGCCCGCATTGAAATGGAAGTACGTCAAAGCGGCGGCATAAAACGCATCGTCAAGCGTCTAGAGCAAGGACGCGATCTTTTTGCGGAATCCAACGAACTGGATCAATACAAGGGCTTTGTAATTGCCCAAATCGACGCCACTACCGACACTGTAGAGTTCACCAATGGCCAGGTTTTAACGGCTGGTGACGCCACCGGCGACATCACCGAAATGACCATGCGGCGTATCCAGATCAGGGAAGCCATCAAGGCCCATTTGGATAAAGAGCAGGCTCTTTTCACGCAGGGCGTCAAAGTGCTTTCACTCTTCTTTATTGACGAGGTAGCAAAGTATCGGGATTACAGTCAGCCAGGTGAAAAAGGCGAATACGCCAGAATTTTTGAAGAAGAGTACGAAAGCCTGAAAGCTGAAATATTGGCAGCTCTGCCCGCTAATACCAATGCTTACGGTCAGTTTTTGCAGGCTATTCCTGTGGAGCGCACCCATAACGGGTATTTTTCCATCGACAAAAAGAGCAGACGCCTCGTTGACCCCAGCATCGTCAAGCGCGGTGAAGAGGCGGGCCTTTCTGATGACGTGGACGCCTATGATTTGATTTTGAAGGACAAGGAATCCCTTCTGTCTTTTCCCACCGCCGGTGACGATGCGGAAAGCCGCAAAAAGAAAGAAGTCCGCTTCATTTTTTCTCACTCCGCTTTGCGCGAAGGTTGGGATAACCCCAACGTATTTGTGATGTGTATGCTCAAGCACAGCGACAACACCATATCCCGCCGCCAGGAGGTGGGCCGTGGCTTGCGCATCAGCGTCAACCTGCACGGGGATCGCATGGATAACCCTGCAACTGTCCATGACGTGAATGTGCTGACGGTTGTTGCCAGCGAGAGCTACAAGGACTTTGTGAGCAACTTGCAGCAGGAAATCAGTGCATCGCTCTCCGAGAGACCACGAAAGGCCGACGAGGCGTACTTCACAGGAAAGATCATTGCAACAGAAAATGGCCCCGTGGAGATTACCCCGGCTATGGCCAAACAAATTTACAAGTATCTGCTCAAAAATGACTACACCGATAATGACACAGATCACGTTGCCACAGCCTACCACGAAGCAAAGACGAGCGGCACCCTGGCTCCTTTACCGACAGAACTTGCACCTCACGCGGCGCAAATTTTTGGCCTGATTGATAGCGTGTTTAGCGAGTCTGGATTGCCCACCTTTGATAATGAGCGCCGTACTAAATCAAATCCACTGAATTCCAACTTTGAGAAAAAAGAGTTTAAGGCTCTTTGGAATCGTATCAATAGAAGGGCCGTTTATCGTGTTGAGTTTGATTCCGTAGAACTTGTTCAGAACAGTATCAGCACACTGAATAAGGAATTACACGTAACACCTTTGCAATACACCATCCAAAGTGGGATGCAAGGTGACAAACTTACCGATGATAAGCTCAAAAATGGTGACGCCTTCACGTTGATCAGCTCAACAACAGAAGCCCACGCTATGTCGGTTCACTCCGCTGTGACCTATGATCTAATCGGGAAAATTGCTGAAAATACGCACCTGACACGAAAAACCATCACGAAAATTTTGTGCGGTGTCAGGCCAGATGTTTTTGACCAGTTCAAGCAAAACCCAGAGCATTTTATTGCCGAGGCTTCACGGCTTATCAACGAACAAAAAGCCACTATAATTATTGAGCGACTGAGCTATGACAGCCTTGCCGAAAGCTATGACATGGACATTTTTACGGCGGGTCAAAGTAAGCAGGACTTCAGCAAGGCTGGGGAAAAACTCAAGAACCACATTTATGACTACGCAATCACAGATTCCAAGGTCGAAAGGGAATTTGTCAAAGAGCTGGACACCAGTGCCGAAGTGGTTGTGTACGCAAAGCTTCCGCGAGGTTTTCTAATTCCTACACCTGTGGGTGACTATAACCCGGACTGGGCCATTTCCTTCAAAGAAGGTTCCGTCAAACATATATACTTCGTGGCCGAGACCAAAGGTTCCATGTCCAGTATGGAGCTGCGCGCTATTGAGAAAACAAAAATTGAGTGTGCCCAAAAGTTTTTTGCCGAGGTGAACCGCAAAATTAACCCTGAACATGTGCAGTATTCTGTTGTGGATAGCTATGAAAAATTGATGGAAGTTGTTGCTGGAAAAGATGGCTAA